A genomic window from Paraburkholderia phytofirmans OLGA172 includes:
- a CDS encoding LysR family transcriptional regulator, translating into MDRIDAMKVFVAALDEGSLAAAGRRLGRSPAAVSRAIAFLEAHAGMALLHRTTRTIKLSEAGERYAASCRRILTDLEEADLMIAGERAAPRGTLTLTAPVAAGQDFLRPLLDEFVDLYPDVTARLYLLDRPANLIDEGIDVALRIAHLADSTLIATPVGEVRRVVAAAPRYLANHPRLEEPGDLAQHRIISMTHFGVDSWSFPSSNNSAAPQTVHFTPRLIVNSVQGAVASAVDGYGVTRLFSYHIAEQVREASLKIVLAGYEQAPLPVHLLTPQGRLSVPKVRAFVDFAVPRLRTHFSTLKAITDAD; encoded by the coding sequence ATGGATCGAATCGACGCGATGAAGGTATTCGTCGCCGCCCTCGACGAGGGCAGCCTTGCCGCGGCAGGCCGGCGCCTCGGCCGCTCGCCCGCCGCCGTGAGCCGGGCCATTGCGTTTCTCGAAGCGCATGCCGGCATGGCGCTGCTGCATCGCACCACGCGCACGATCAAGCTGAGCGAAGCCGGCGAGCGCTACGCTGCCTCGTGCCGGCGAATCCTGACCGACCTCGAAGAAGCCGATCTGATGATCGCCGGCGAACGCGCGGCGCCACGCGGCACGCTGACGCTGACCGCGCCCGTGGCCGCCGGTCAGGACTTTCTGCGCCCGCTGCTCGACGAGTTTGTGGACCTGTATCCGGATGTCACCGCGCGCCTCTATCTGCTCGACCGCCCTGCCAACCTGATCGACGAAGGGATCGACGTCGCGCTGCGCATTGCCCACCTGGCCGATTCGACGCTGATCGCGACGCCGGTCGGCGAAGTCCGCCGGGTGGTCGCCGCCGCGCCGCGCTATCTCGCCAACCATCCGCGTCTCGAGGAACCCGGCGATCTCGCCCAACACCGGATCATTTCGATGACGCATTTCGGCGTCGATTCGTGGAGCTTTCCGTCATCGAACAATTCGGCGGCTCCACAAACGGTGCACTTCACGCCGCGGCTGATCGTCAACAGCGTGCAAGGCGCGGTGGCCTCCGCCGTCGACGGCTACGGGGTCACGCGGCTCTTTTCGTATCACATCGCCGAGCAGGTCCGCGAAGCTTCGTTGAAGATCGTGCTGGCCGGTTACGAGCAAGCGCCGCTCCCTGTTCATCTGCTCACGCCGCAAGGCCGTCTCTCGGTGCCGAAAGTCCGGGCCTTCGTCGACTTCGCGGTACCGCGTCTACGCACCCATTTCAGCACGCTCAAAGCGATCACCGACGCGGATTAA
- a CDS encoding tautomerase family protein: MPYINIQVTREGVTREQKAELIKGATDLVVRVLHKDPAATFVVIEEIDTDNWGWGGNPSQTYARGNAERVAISRS; this comes from the coding sequence ATGCCGTACATCAATATTCAGGTGACGCGCGAAGGCGTTACCCGCGAGCAGAAGGCCGAGTTGATCAAGGGCGCGACCGATCTTGTGGTGCGCGTGTTGCACAAGGACCCCGCGGCCACTTTTGTCGTGATCGAGGAAATCGACACGGACAATTGGGGCTGGGGGGGGAATCCATCACAGACATACGCGCGCGGGAACGCTGAGCGCGTAGCGATTTCAAGGAGCTGA
- a CDS encoding DUF2235 domain-containing protein: protein MKRLFVCCDGTWNSDSDEFQGVPVPTNVVRFFFQAPYRPNIDPAVAVQVRVFASPLWNWTGIFMKEGVRYRFKVPEGQTWLDGDSASGAEGTRGNWMQRLFAWCKRVRGANWFELCGAISYPGQPGEAGVPPQPFYFRVGREMEIEAPYSGYLYCFANDASWAYWNNQGSLRVEIAESAGMPAGKGAAYAPSDDDLTAPATAPGGSGAGQPS from the coding sequence ATGAAGAGGCTTTTCGTTTGCTGTGACGGCACATGGAACTCGGATAGCGACGAGTTTCAGGGGGTGCCCGTTCCAACCAATGTCGTTCGCTTTTTCTTTCAGGCTCCCTATCGACCGAACATAGACCCTGCGGTGGCGGTCCAGGTGCGGGTTTTCGCCAGCCCGTTGTGGAATTGGACAGGTATTTTCATGAAGGAGGGCGTGCGCTACCGGTTCAAGGTGCCTGAAGGTCAAACGTGGCTGGACGGGGACAGCGCATCGGGCGCGGAGGGGACGCGAGGCAACTGGATGCAACGCCTGTTTGCGTGGTGCAAGCGGGTCAGGGGGGCGAACTGGTTCGAACTCTGCGGTGCAATCTCATATCCAGGGCAACCGGGCGAGGCAGGCGTGCCACCTCAACCCTTCTACTTCAGAGTCGGCAGAGAGATGGAGATCGAGGCTCCATACTCGGGTTACCTGTATTGCTTTGCCAACGATGCCAGCTGGGCGTATTGGAATAATCAAGGAAGTCTGCGGGTTGAAATCGCCGAATCAGCCGGCATGCCGGCGGGTAAGGGGGCGGCATACGCGCCTTCAGACGATGACCTGACCGCGCCCGCAACAGCACCCGGAGGTTCTGGCGCAGGCCAACCATCATGA
- a CDS encoding LysR family transcriptional regulator produces MNSSRIIERNSKRQFDDLMLGSIELFCLAAELESFTDAATAAGVTPAAVSRSVSRLEERMEVRLFVRTTRRIRLTDAGRTYYERCREALGQLVDAEREATGQQSAAAGVLRISMPTPYAHYRVLPILPAFRERHPQVRVDVHISNRNIDFAEEGFDLAIRGSAPGESNLIARKLEDAELVVVASRAYLSRAGTPSSLEDLARHDCIQFDLPSSGRKIPWLFKSGADVQEHFTDGGYSSAGDVLGGVTLARSGAGLFQTYRFVVEQDLATGALVEVLPALGGASRPFVLLYPHKRHLSLRVRRFVDFLVATLGSAPGNQLASSLLDG; encoded by the coding sequence ATGAATAGCTCACGGATCATCGAACGAAACAGCAAGCGCCAGTTCGACGACTTGATGCTCGGCAGCATCGAGCTGTTCTGTCTCGCGGCGGAACTGGAGAGCTTTACGGACGCCGCCACCGCAGCCGGCGTCACGCCGGCGGCGGTGAGCCGCTCGGTGTCGCGGCTGGAGGAGCGCATGGAGGTGCGGCTCTTCGTCAGAACCACACGCCGTATCCGGCTGACCGACGCGGGCAGGACGTACTACGAGCGTTGTCGCGAGGCGCTCGGACAACTCGTCGACGCAGAGCGCGAAGCCACGGGCCAGCAGTCCGCCGCCGCCGGCGTGTTGCGCATCAGCATGCCGACGCCCTATGCGCACTATCGCGTGCTGCCCATCCTGCCGGCCTTTCGCGAACGGCATCCGCAGGTGCGGGTCGACGTGCACATCAGCAATCGCAACATCGACTTCGCCGAAGAAGGCTTCGATCTGGCCATTCGCGGCAGCGCGCCGGGCGAATCGAATCTGATCGCCCGCAAGCTCGAAGACGCGGAACTGGTCGTGGTGGCCAGCCGCGCTTATCTGTCGCGAGCCGGAACGCCGTCGTCGCTGGAGGACCTCGCGCGCCACGATTGCATTCAGTTCGACCTGCCAAGCAGTGGCCGCAAGATTCCCTGGCTGTTCAAAAGCGGGGCGGACGTGCAGGAGCATTTCACCGATGGCGGCTATTCGAGCGCGGGCGATGTACTTGGCGGCGTGACGTTGGCGCGCAGCGGCGCCGGGCTGTTCCAGACGTATCGTTTCGTCGTCGAGCAGGACCTGGCGACAGGCGCTCTGGTGGAAGTGTTGCCGGCGCTCGGCGGCGCCTCCCGGCCGTTCGTGCTGCTGTATCCCCACAAACGCCATCTGTCGTTGCGGGTGCGGCGCTTCGTCGATTTTCTCGTCGCGACGCTCGGCTCCGCTCCGGGCAATCAGCTCGCCTCTTCCCTCCTTGACGGCTGA
- a CDS encoding potassium transporter Kup, translating to MESSSGPQSGAQADHGAQGSHGSMVKLALAAIGIVFGDIGTSPLYTMSTVFDSGHGLVLNRFNVLGVVSLIIWSLIIVVTLKYVTLIMRAHNHGEGGIMALLALASSSVVDRPRLRNGLLLAGVFGAALFYGDGVITPAISVLSAVEGLEVAEPQLKPFVVSIALVVLSALFLVQRRGTAGIGAVFGPVMVLWFGVIAVAGLLSIGRAPGILDAFNPFVGLEFLMRNGWRAFVSLGAVVLALTGAEALYADMGHFGAPPIRLSWFALVLPALGLNYLGQGALLLSDAKAVDNPFFHLFPSVTLFPMVLLATVATVIASQAVISGAFSMTKQAMQLGFMPRMGIVYTSEREVGQIYVPAINWLLLIAVVGAVLGFGSSTALGSAYGIAVTGTMMITTFLTFYVVRYAWHYNWLLCVLATGFFFVIDFAFFSANLLKFVDGGWFPLLLGAIMFTVMSTWHRGRALMVEEASIHAGALPLTRYLDSLFAKETIRVPGTAAFLTIDPSTVPHALINNLAHNHVLHERVLFVHVTNLDVPYVPREQRVAITPLGHNCHSILVTYGFKDEASLPQALRDCEPKGLVVDPAQVSFFLSHATVVATGGKGMPVWRERVFSVMAHNIGNPAAYFKLSSSRVIELGSRVEI from the coding sequence ATGGAATCGTCTTCAGGCCCGCAATCGGGCGCCCAGGCCGACCACGGCGCGCAAGGCAGCCACGGCTCGATGGTCAAGCTGGCGCTGGCCGCCATCGGCATCGTGTTCGGCGACATCGGCACCAGTCCGCTCTACACCATGAGCACGGTATTCGATTCGGGTCACGGGCTGGTGCTCAACCGCTTCAATGTACTGGGCGTGGTGTCGCTCATCATCTGGTCGCTGATCATCGTGGTGACGCTAAAGTACGTGACGCTGATCATGCGCGCCCACAACCACGGCGAGGGCGGCATCATGGCGCTGCTGGCGCTGGCCTCCAGTTCGGTGGTGGACCGGCCCCGCCTGCGCAACGGGCTGCTGCTCGCCGGCGTGTTCGGTGCAGCGCTGTTCTACGGCGACGGCGTCATCACGCCGGCCATCTCGGTGCTCAGCGCGGTGGAAGGGCTGGAAGTGGCGGAGCCGCAGCTCAAGCCCTTCGTGGTGTCGATCGCGCTGGTCGTGCTGAGCGCTTTGTTCCTGGTGCAGCGGCGCGGCACGGCCGGCATCGGCGCGGTGTTCGGGCCGGTGATGGTGCTGTGGTTCGGTGTGATTGCGGTGGCGGGACTGCTCAGCATCGGTCGCGCGCCGGGCATCCTCGACGCGTTCAACCCGTTCGTGGGCCTCGAATTCCTGATGCGTAACGGCTGGCGGGCCTTTGTCTCGCTCGGCGCGGTGGTGCTGGCGCTGACCGGCGCCGAGGCGCTGTATGCCGACATGGGCCACTTCGGCGCGCCGCCGATCCGCCTGTCGTGGTTCGCTCTGGTGCTACCCGCGCTGGGGCTCAACTACCTGGGCCAGGGCGCGCTGCTGTTGTCGGACGCCAAGGCCGTCGACAACCCCTTCTTCCACCTGTTCCCTTCGGTGACCCTGTTTCCGATGGTGCTGCTGGCCACGGTGGCGACTGTGATTGCGTCGCAGGCGGTGATCAGCGGCGCGTTTTCCATGACCAAGCAGGCCATGCAACTGGGCTTCATGCCGCGCATGGGCATCGTCTACACCTCCGAGCGCGAGGTCGGCCAGATCTATGTGCCTGCCATCAACTGGCTGCTGCTGATCGCGGTGGTGGGGGCGGTGCTGGGCTTCGGCTCCTCTACCGCGCTGGGTTCCGCCTACGGTATCGCCGTAACGGGCACCATGATGATCACCACCTTCCTCACGTTCTACGTGGTGCGCTACGCCTGGCACTACAACTGGTTGCTGTGCGTGCTGGCCACCGGCTTCTTCTTTGTCATCGACTTCGCGTTCTTCTCGGCCAACCTGCTCAAGTTCGTGGATGGCGGATGGTTCCCGCTGCTGCTGGGCGCGATCATGTTCACCGTCATGTCCACCTGGCACCGCGGCCGTGCGCTGATGGTCGAAGAGGCCAGCATCCATGCCGGCGCGCTGCCGCTGACCAGGTACCTGGACAGCCTGTTCGCGAAGGAAACGATACGCGTGCCCGGCACTGCCGCGTTCCTGACCATCGACCCCAGCACCGTGCCGCATGCGCTGATCAACAACCTGGCGCACAACCACGTGCTGCACGAGCGTGTGCTGTTCGTGCACGTGACCAACCTGGATGTGCCCTATGTGCCGCGCGAGCAGCGCGTGGCGATCACGCCGCTGGGCCACAACTGCCACAGCATCCTCGTGACCTACGGCTTCAAGGACGAGGCCAGCCTGCCGCAAGCGCTGCGCGACTGCGAGCCGAAGGGCCTCGTGGTCGATCCGGCGCAGGTGTCCTTTTTCCTCAGTCATGCCACGGTGGTGGCGACCGGAGGCAAGGGCATGCCGGTGTGGCGCGAACGAGTGTTCAGCGTGATGGCGCACAATATCGGCAACCCCGCGGCTTATTTCAAGCTGAGTTCAAGCCGGGTGATCGAACTGGGCTCGCGCGTCGAAATATGA
- a CDS encoding NAD(P)H-dependent flavin oxidoreductase — protein MKDSPNLLARLGVALPIIQAPMAGVGTPALAAAVSNAGALGSLGVGAMNAQSARTAIHEIRALSGKPFNVNVFVHAPAVADPVREARWLDYLAPHFARFGAQPPTALREIYTSFVEDDAMLEMLLDERPAVVSFHFGLPSARKIAALREAGIMLLGSATSLDEAARIHAAGLDGIVAQGAEAGGHRGNFDPSAPDELLGTMALVRLIVREIPLPVIAAGGIMDGAGIAAALALGAQAAQLGTAFIASPESAADAAYRAALLSPHSRTTFISAISGRAARGIENQFSELGDDPTCPALPDYPIAYDTGKALHAAAKAHGSAAYAAQWAGQAVRLSRAMPAAELVQTLVREVREAQTGTAR, from the coding sequence ATGAAGGACTCTCCGAATCTGCTCGCCCGGTTGGGCGTTGCCTTGCCGATCATCCAGGCGCCGATGGCGGGCGTGGGCACGCCGGCGCTTGCCGCGGCGGTGTCGAACGCGGGCGCATTGGGCTCGCTCGGTGTCGGTGCGATGAATGCGCAGAGCGCGCGGACGGCGATCCACGAAATTCGCGCATTGAGCGGCAAGCCGTTTAACGTCAATGTGTTTGTGCATGCGCCGGCCGTTGCCGATCCCGTTCGGGAGGCGCGTTGGCTCGACTATCTGGCGCCGCACTTCGCGCGCTTCGGTGCTCAACCACCCACGGCGCTGCGCGAGATCTATACGAGTTTTGTCGAAGACGATGCGATGCTCGAGATGTTGCTCGACGAGCGTCCGGCTGTGGTCAGCTTTCACTTCGGGTTGCCGTCGGCCAGGAAAATCGCTGCGTTACGCGAAGCCGGGATCATGCTGCTTGGGAGTGCCACCAGTCTTGACGAGGCAGCTCGGATCCATGCAGCAGGACTGGATGGCATCGTTGCGCAGGGCGCCGAGGCCGGCGGTCATCGAGGGAATTTCGACCCGTCGGCCCCGGACGAGTTGCTCGGCACAATGGCGCTCGTGCGGCTGATTGTTCGCGAGATTCCACTGCCGGTGATCGCGGCCGGCGGCATCATGGACGGCGCGGGCATCGCGGCTGCGTTGGCGCTGGGCGCACAGGCGGCACAACTCGGCACCGCATTCATTGCCTCGCCCGAATCCGCCGCCGACGCAGCGTATCGGGCGGCACTGCTGAGTCCGCACAGTCGCACGACATTTATTAGCGCGATCTCTGGACGTGCGGCGCGCGGCATCGAGAACCAGTTCAGCGAGTTGGGCGATGATCCAACGTGCCCCGCGCTGCCTGATTATCCGATTGCTTACGACACCGGAAAGGCGTTGCACGCGGCCGCCAAAGCGCACGGAAGCGCTGCCTATGCAGCTCAATGGGCAGGGCAGGCCGTGCGGCTTTCGCGTGCGATGCCGGCGGCGGAACTGGTTCAGACGCTGGTTCGCGAAGTCCGTGAAGCGCAAACTGGAACGGCTAGGTGA
- a CDS encoding HD domain-containing protein: MEHNEQCAAFRHMREGTEQDWAIIGNEIGPFAKGLPGRLLDHLRLLNGDFGGFPVDRQTHSLQTATLAHRDRQDEEYVVCALLHDIGDTLGSYNHADVAAVLLEPFVSAENHWMIKHHGIFQGHYFFHHMGMDRNLRDNYRDVPELFKRTAHFCEKYDAAAFDPDAETLPLEFFEPMVRRVFAEPKRTLYKTAFEKIG; encoded by the coding sequence ATGGAACACAATGAACAGTGCGCCGCGTTCCGCCATATGCGCGAGGGTACCGAGCAGGATTGGGCGATCATCGGTAATGAAATTGGGCCGTTCGCCAAAGGACTGCCTGGCCGCCTGCTGGACCACCTGCGCTTGCTGAATGGCGACTTTGGCGGCTTTCCTGTCGATCGTCAGACGCATAGCTTGCAGACTGCCACGCTGGCGCATCGCGACAGGCAGGACGAGGAATACGTGGTCTGCGCGCTGCTGCACGACATTGGCGACACGCTGGGAAGTTACAACCATGCCGACGTTGCAGCCGTGCTGCTGGAGCCATTCGTCAGCGCGGAAAATCACTGGATGATCAAGCACCATGGGATCTTCCAGGGACATTACTTCTTCCACCACATGGGCATGGACCGCAATCTGCGCGATAACTACCGCGACGTGCCGGAGTTGTTCAAACGTACCGCACATTTCTGCGAGAAATATGACGCGGCGGCCTTCGATCCGGATGCGGAAACGCTGCCGCTAGAGTTCTTCGAACCGATGGTGCGGCGAGTGTTTGCCGAGCCGAAGCGAACCCTGTACAAAACCGCATTCGAAAAAATCGGCTGA
- a CDS encoding LysR family transcriptional regulator, with product MIDGDLAYFLTIASTGTLARAAEQLGISQPAVTKAIQRLERKVGVTLVERTARGSVLTEAGKIFHTRVLGVSMQLDSALQEARDIGGGHAGLLRIGATPATTSFALRSLFPTLLVERPAARVNVTTAFSDALLDAIDRREVELAVCPLPDTLDASMVKEVLYDDHYSLMVSTGHPLAERESVTLEDLVDCAWAASSRQEFARVQIEQAFAKHGYPRMRVVAEANSLAALFLIVSTTQLVSLINARSFDPGPLPFDIAVRPIQLDGLLRKVGLIRRAGYLSPIAQRAQEILRSAAREL from the coding sequence ATGATTGATGGCGACCTTGCATATTTCCTGACCATCGCGAGTACCGGTACGCTGGCACGCGCCGCCGAACAGCTGGGCATTTCTCAGCCGGCCGTGACAAAGGCCATACAGCGGCTGGAGCGCAAGGTGGGAGTAACGCTGGTCGAGCGCACCGCACGCGGCTCGGTATTGACCGAGGCGGGCAAGATATTCCATACACGGGTATTGGGCGTTTCCATGCAGCTCGATAGTGCGCTGCAGGAAGCGCGCGATATTGGTGGAGGACACGCAGGCCTGCTGCGCATCGGTGCGACGCCGGCCACCACGAGTTTCGCGCTGCGCTCGCTGTTCCCAACGCTGCTGGTGGAGCGGCCCGCCGCACGCGTCAATGTGACGACAGCGTTTAGCGATGCGCTATTGGACGCCATTGACCGGCGTGAAGTGGAACTGGCTGTATGCCCCTTGCCCGATACATTGGACGCATCCATGGTCAAGGAGGTGCTGTATGACGATCACTACAGCTTGATGGTCAGCACCGGGCACCCTCTGGCTGAGCGGGAATCGGTCACGCTAGAGGATTTGGTGGACTGCGCATGGGCCGCGTCCAGTCGACAGGAATTTGCGCGTGTGCAGATCGAGCAAGCCTTTGCAAAACATGGGTACCCGCGTATGCGCGTGGTGGCCGAGGCCAATAGTTTGGCCGCGTTGTTTCTGATCGTATCAACTACACAGTTGGTCAGCTTGATCAACGCGCGCAGCTTCGACCCTGGCCCCCTGCCGTTCGACATTGCTGTGCGTCCGATCCAGCTTGACGGCCTGCTGCGTAAGGTCGGACTGATACGAAGGGCCGGCTACCTATCCCCGATCGCGCAACGCGCTCAGGAAATTTTGCGCAGCGCAGCCCGGGAGTTGTAA
- a CDS encoding ABC transporter ATP-binding protein/permease, giving the protein MTRQADGQAGPGSGQPDRVSAWSLIRPYWVSEERRTAWGLLITIIAMDLILVGINARLNTWNRDFYNALEGRKVHEFPQLMLFFSALAFAFVGISVYNRYLRQMLGFRWRQWLTTRYLQEWLGDGTFYRIERDRLTDNPDQRIAVDLESFANTTLSLTLDLLSTLETLIWFSAVLWSTAGALAVMIGGTPVQIPGYMLWAAIVYAIAGSFLTNKVGHPLVSINYQLQRVEADFRFGLIRLRENAEQIAFYDGMRAEESTAQDLFGRIRENWWRVMKYTRRYSFVLNFYGQIAEIFPIVVASPRYFAGALSFGTLMQIADAFGSVSESLSWFINNYDTLVQWRATVNRLREFRRVMQLPHLKESVSPATEHGGINLHYVDESQLVTHNLTLALPNGETLASVRDIAVKPGSRWLVRGPSGSGKSTLLRALAGLWPFGNGSIDAPVNARMMFIPQQSYLPVGTLKAGLTYPAAAADFSDEACCEALRLCRLDGYADRLHESHHWWRILSPGEQQRLAAARVLMHKPDYVFLDEATSALDTENEAHLYRLLIERLPKAAIVSVTHRKSLAKFHQETLDIAHAREHTVADTRPPPT; this is encoded by the coding sequence ATGACGCGTCAGGCAGATGGTCAGGCCGGCCCTGGATCCGGGCAACCAGACCGTGTCTCAGCCTGGAGCCTGATCAGACCGTACTGGGTCTCCGAGGAACGCAGAACCGCGTGGGGTCTGCTGATCACGATCATCGCCATGGACCTGATCCTGGTTGGCATCAACGCCCGCTTGAACACGTGGAACCGTGACTTCTACAACGCACTGGAAGGCAGGAAGGTGCATGAATTCCCGCAGCTGATGCTGTTTTTCAGCGCGCTCGCGTTCGCGTTCGTCGGGATTTCCGTCTATAACCGCTATCTGCGTCAGATGCTTGGCTTCCGCTGGCGCCAGTGGCTGACCACGCGTTATCTGCAGGAATGGCTGGGCGACGGCACCTTCTACCGCATCGAGCGCGATCGCCTCACCGACAACCCTGACCAGCGGATCGCCGTCGATCTCGAGTCATTCGCCAACACCACACTTTCGCTCACACTCGACCTGCTCTCGACGCTCGAAACACTCATCTGGTTTTCGGCGGTTCTATGGAGCACGGCGGGCGCGCTGGCAGTCATGATTGGCGGCACGCCCGTCCAGATTCCTGGCTACATGCTCTGGGCAGCCATCGTCTATGCGATTGCCGGCTCGTTCCTGACAAACAAGGTCGGTCATCCGCTTGTGTCGATCAACTACCAGTTGCAGCGCGTCGAGGCGGATTTCCGGTTCGGCCTGATCCGTCTGCGCGAGAATGCCGAGCAGATTGCGTTCTACGACGGTATGCGGGCCGAGGAATCGACCGCCCAGGACCTGTTCGGCCGGATTCGTGAAAACTGGTGGCGCGTGATGAAGTACACGCGGCGCTACAGCTTCGTGCTCAATTTCTACGGTCAGATCGCCGAAATCTTTCCGATCGTCGTGGCGTCGCCCCGTTATTTCGCAGGTGCGCTCAGTTTCGGCACGCTGATGCAAATCGCCGACGCATTCGGTTCGGTTAGCGAATCGCTTTCGTGGTTCATCAACAATTACGACACGCTTGTTCAATGGCGCGCAACGGTCAATCGTCTGCGCGAGTTCAGGCGCGTCATGCAGCTGCCTCATCTGAAGGAGTCCGTGTCGCCCGCAACCGAGCATGGCGGCATCAATCTGCACTACGTCGACGAGAGCCAGCTCGTCACGCACAACCTCACGCTTGCGCTGCCCAACGGCGAGACGCTCGCGAGCGTGCGCGACATCGCCGTCAAGCCTGGTTCGCGCTGGCTCGTGCGCGGACCGTCCGGCTCGGGCAAGAGCACGCTGTTGCGCGCGCTGGCCGGTCTCTGGCCGTTCGGAAACGGCTCGATCGACGCACCTGTGAACGCGCGCATGATGTTCATCCCGCAGCAGAGCTACCTGCCGGTCGGCACCCTGAAGGCTGGGCTCACCTATCCCGCAGCGGCCGCCGATTTCAGCGACGAGGCATGTTGCGAGGCGCTGCGTCTGTGCCGGCTTGATGGCTATGCTGACCGGTTGCACGAATCTCACCATTGGTGGCGCATTCTTTCTCCGGGCGAGCAGCAGCGGCTAGCGGCCGCACGCGTGCTGATGCACAAGCCTGACTACGTGTTTCTCGACGAAGCAACGAGTGCGCTCGACACCGAGAACGAAGCGCATCTGTATCGCCTGTTGATCGAACGATTGCCGAAAGCGGCGATTGTCAGTGTCACGCACCGCAAGTCGCTTGCGAAGTTCCACCAGGAGACCCTCGATATTGCGCATGCGCGCGAGCACACGGTGGCAGATACACGGCCGCCGCCGACGTGA